In Ignavibacteriales bacterium, a genomic segment contains:
- a CDS encoding Glu/Leu/Phe/Val dehydrogenase, protein MINNYKEPAPITDKENPFESMMERFELAAKIIGLDDGSYQYLKTPTKQIIISIPTIMDSGKLKVFEGYRVIHNDILGPSKGGIRYAPDVNLNEIKALAAWMTWKCAIANIPFGGAKGGIICDPGKLSNGELERLTRRFTASLLDVFGPDKDIPAPDMNTNEQIMAWIMDTYSMHAKSTSTAVVTGKPLILGGSLGRREATGRGVMIVSMAALKKLNIDPQNASAVIQGFGNVGSVSADLMAEKGIKIIGISDIDGGIFNPSGLDVKKVLVHYNNNKTLKDFPDSDSIGNDELLELKCDVLVPAAKEDQITKNNASKLNCKIISEGANGPTTAKADPILQDKGILVIPDILANAGGVTVSYFEWVQDRSGYFWSLDKVNQRLERLMHEAFDNVYYHAEKYHESLRIGAYILAIDKVAKTLKIRGIYA, encoded by the coding sequence ATGATAAACAATTATAAAGAACCTGCACCAATAACAGATAAAGAAAATCCATTCGAATCAATGATGGAACGGTTTGAGTTAGCCGCAAAAATCATTGGTCTGGATGATGGCTCGTATCAATATCTGAAGACACCAACTAAACAAATCATTATTTCCATCCCCACAATAATGGATAGTGGAAAGCTGAAAGTTTTTGAAGGTTATCGTGTTATTCATAATGATATTCTTGGTCCTTCAAAAGGTGGAATACGATATGCGCCGGATGTAAACCTGAATGAAATTAAAGCACTTGCAGCCTGGATGACCTGGAAATGTGCTATTGCAAATATTCCATTTGGAGGAGCAAAAGGTGGCATTATTTGCGATCCAGGTAAATTAAGCAACGGCGAGTTGGAAAGACTTACAAGAAGATTTACAGCCAGTTTGCTGGATGTATTCGGTCCAGACAAAGATATCCCTGCTCCTGATATGAACACGAATGAACAAATTATGGCGTGGATAATGGATACTTACAGCATGCACGCTAAGAGCACTTCTACTGCTGTTGTTACAGGTAAACCACTAATCCTTGGTGGCTCATTAGGGCGAAGAGAAGCCACTGGTAGAGGTGTTATGATTGTTTCTATGGCAGCTTTAAAAAAATTAAATATCGATCCCCAAAATGCCTCTGCAGTTATACAAGGATTTGGAAACGTAGGTTCTGTTTCTGCTGATCTTATGGCAGAAAAAGGAATTAAAATTATTGGAATAAGTGATATAGATGGCGGAATATTTAATCCGAGCGGGTTAGATGTTAAGAAAGTTTTAGTTCACTATAACAACAACAAAACACTTAAAGATTTTCCGGATTCTGACTCTATTGGTAATGATGAACTTCTTGAACTAAAATGTGATGTTTTAGTTCCGGCAGCTAAAGAAGATCAAATAACCAAAAACAATGCTTCTAAACTAAACTGTAAAATTATTTCCGAAGGTGCCAACGGACCAACTACTGCCAAGGCAGATCCAATCCTGCAAGATAAAGGGATTTTAGTAATCCCGGATATTTTAGCTAATGCAGGCGGAGTAACTGTTTCTTATTTTGAGTGGGTGCAGGATAGAAGTGGTTATTTCTGGTCGCTGGATAAAGTAAACCAAAGATTAGAAAGATTAATGCACGAAGCTTTTGATAACGTTTATTATCATGCGGAAAAATATCATGAATCTTTACGGATTGGGGCTTACATTCTTGCAATTGACAAAGTAGCAAAAACATTAAAAATTCGTGGAATATATGCTTGA
- the htpX gene encoding zinc metalloprotease HtpX, translating to MNTFRTVFLMTLMMVLLLFVGELLGGSSGMMIAFLISLVMNFGSYWFSDKIVLMMYHAKQVNESEFPKLYSTVRRLSQFAQLPMPKVYVMENPAPNAFATGRNPEHAAVAVTTGILNILSEDELSGVLAHELAHVKHRDILLGTITATLVGTITYVAHMAQWAAIFGGGRDRDNGSGLGDLALIIVAPIAAMLIQLSISRSREFAADAGGAAISGQPLSLASALNKLSKVNERLPMKNAEPATAHMFIVSPFSRKSLFRIFSTHPPIEERIKRLQEIASGSM from the coding sequence ATGAACACTTTTAGAACAGTATTTTTAATGACGTTAATGATGGTGCTCCTTCTTTTTGTTGGAGAATTGCTTGGTGGAAGTTCAGGAATGATGATTGCTTTTCTAATATCTCTTGTAATGAATTTTGGCTCCTACTGGTTTTCTGATAAAATTGTTTTGATGATGTATCATGCAAAACAAGTAAATGAAAGTGAGTTTCCTAAACTTTACAGCACTGTTAGAAGGCTTAGCCAGTTTGCACAATTACCAATGCCAAAAGTTTATGTAATGGAAAATCCTGCTCCAAACGCATTTGCAACTGGCAGAAATCCAGAGCATGCTGCAGTTGCAGTTACAACTGGTATACTAAATATTTTAAGTGAAGATGAGCTATCAGGTGTGCTTGCTCATGAATTAGCTCATGTAAAGCATCGTGACATTTTGCTTGGAACAATAACAGCTACACTGGTTGGCACAATTACGTATGTAGCACATATGGCACAATGGGCAGCAATATTTGGTGGTGGAAGAGATAGAGATAACGGCAGTGGTTTAGGGGATTTAGCTTTGATTATTGTTGCTCCTATTGCAGCAATGTTAATTCAACTTTCAATTTCACGTTCAAGGGAATTTGCGGCTGACGCTGGTGGAGCTGCAATATCCGGTCAACCTTTATCACTGGCTTCTGCTTTAAACAAGCTTTCTAAAGTAAATGAACGATTACCAATGAAAAATGCCGAACCAGCAACTGCTCATATGTTTATTGTCAGTCCATTTTCCAGAAAATCTTTATTTAGGATATTTTCAACTCATCCTCCAATTGAAGAAAGAATTAAACGGTTGCAGGAAATTGCTTCTGGTTCAATGTAA
- the porQ gene encoding type IX secretion system protein PorQ — protein sequence MKKYRCISLVLILILFTGKIFSQNTFEFLRMDMSPRAAALAGSFVSNSDDPNVMFYNPAGINSLEGMPVSFSFVKHLLDINLASLALSREIEGLGRFSAGIEYISYGSFQGYTEDAVKTNEFGAGEVAFVLGYGNKLDENFYYGANAKFIYSGIEKYYSTAIGVDVGLQYIIPNQLLNFGFSILNIGSQLTSYINAKENLPLDIRVGVSKRLERLPVRLYLSINRLNDDQDKFFDRFKAFTIGTEFNLSKVLRLRLGFDNEKRKDLKIGTTAGLAGFHVGVGAVISGYNFDYSYSSLGPVGSLNRVGITTVF from the coding sequence ATGAAAAAATACCGGTGCATTAGTTTAGTCTTAATTTTAATTCTCTTTACGGGTAAAATTTTCAGCCAAAATACTTTTGAGTTTTTAAGAATGGATATGAGTCCGCGTGCTGCTGCATTAGCCGGAAGCTTTGTTTCTAATTCGGATGATCCTAATGTAATGTTCTACAATCCTGCGGGAATAAACTCTTTAGAGGGAATGCCGGTTTCATTTTCTTTTGTAAAACACTTATTGGATATTAATCTTGCAAGTCTTGCACTCTCCAGGGAAATTGAAGGGCTTGGTAGATTTTCTGCAGGGATTGAATATATCAGCTATGGCTCCTTCCAGGGTTATACAGAAGATGCAGTTAAGACAAACGAATTTGGCGCTGGTGAAGTAGCTTTTGTTTTGGGTTATGGAAATAAGTTAGATGAAAATTTCTATTATGGTGCTAATGCAAAATTTATTTATTCGGGAATCGAAAAGTATTATTCCACCGCAATTGGAGTTGATGTTGGTTTACAATATATAATTCCTAACCAATTATTAAACTTTGGATTTTCAATTCTTAATATTGGATCGCAACTAACTTCTTATATTAATGCAAAAGAGAATTTACCGCTTGATATAAGAGTAGGTGTATCGAAAAGATTAGAAAGGCTACCAGTAAGGTTGTATTTAAGCATCAACAGGTTGAATGACGATCAGGATAAATTTTTTGATAGATTTAAAGCATTTACAATTGGCACTGAGTTTAATTTAAGCAAAGTATTACGTTTGCGTTTAGGTTTTGATAATGAAAAAAGAAAAGATCTTAAGATTGGTACAACTGCCGGTTTAGCAGGTTTTCATGTTGGAGTTGGAGCAGTTATCAGCGGTTACAATTTTGATTATTCTTATTCTTCACTTGGTCCAGTAGGTTCACTTAATAGAGTTGGAATTACAACTGTTTTTTAG